The Cyprinus carpio isolate SPL01 chromosome B19, ASM1834038v1, whole genome shotgun sequence DNA window ACATGGAGACCAAGCTGCTGTTCATGACCTCACGGGTAAATACACTGACACTGGAAACCACAATTCGTTTATGACTTGAAAGGCAAACACTCTTGCTCTTCCTGGCTGCAGGTTCGGTTCGGCCAGCAGAAGCGCTATCAGGACTGGTTTCAGCGGCAGTATCTGTCCACAGCTGAAAGCCAGTCGCTGCGCTGTGACCTCATTCGTTACATATGCGGTGTGGTTCATCCATCCAATGAAGTGCTGAGTTCTGACATTCTGCCGCGCTGGGCCATCATTGGATGGCTCCTGACTACCTGCACAGTAAGCAAATACTAAAAACCTTCGACTTCAAAGATTTTTCTAGATGTCGTTTTGGATTCCATATCAATCCATCTCTCTCTGCAGTCTAATGTTGCTGCATCTAATGCCAAACTGGCCCTGTTCTACGACTGGCTGTTCTTCAACCCAGAGAAAGACAGCATCATGAACATCGGTAAGAGAGGCAGGAAACAATTATTGTTCCATTTAGATTTGACTCTGCAAATAGACATGTACAAACCACATGCTTTGCCTTCACTCAGTCTCTGATGCTctgcttttattttcttctttctgtttctctctttcggactcttgttttttttttcagagccaGCCATTTTGGTGATGCATCACTCCATGAAACCACATCCTGCTATAACAGCCACACTACTGGACTTCATGTGTCGGGTGAGAAACTCTTTCTCAGTTCTTACTGTATCTAAGAGCTTGTTAATGACATACACAGTAGTGTGAGTAATGGCCACAAAAATAGAATTTACaccatttaaaacaagaaatcATTATGGTGCAAAATTAATCTATACATAttattctaaatacatttttttcatacttttttttttttctcaaagtatCATGACTTTCCATTTGGTataacagtaacactttacagtaagatcttattagttaactttagttactgcattatctaacattaacaatgaacatTACATTAGTTACAgtattttttagtcttttttaacattaattaataaaaatacagctgttgtTAGTTCACGTTAGCtcattattataacattaatacAACTTTAGATTTTCACaatttattgtgcattttgaTATAAACACAAAGTCATTAACCAAGATTGATACATGCTTTAGAAGTAATTTTGTCAAATCTTATTGACAAAGACGTATAAAAAGATGTATATTCAGTATAAAAGTCTTgttggctttaaaaaaaatatttttattttcaataaaaatacagctgtttgttactttgttttaactaatgtagttaatcaATGAGAACAAATGGAAGCTtagtgtaaagtgttactgattacttttttgtcacactttactTTAAGTTCCAATTCTttccattaacaaaccattaactacaacttttgcctcattgaactgctgcttattaatagtaaggtagagGTTAAGTGTAGGATTAGGGCTGTAGAACATGGTCATGCGGAATATGTATGCTTACtcgtactaataaacagtcaatttgttaataatagacatgctaataaacaactagttaatagtgagaattggtttctatactgaagtgttacctTTTTTGCCAATGCAACCGAAACTATGTGTGTGGGAAAAATTATGAGAGGATATTAGAGAGGAGGTTCTGTGTGTTATGAATTCCAGCCTTTCAAATCTTGGGTCACCTGCTATTTTATTCCACTTCAGATCATCCCAAACTTTTTCCCTCCTCTTGAGGGTCAGGTGCGGCAGGGCGTCTTCAACTCTCTAAACTTCATCATGGAGAAGAGAGTTCTGGCGTGAGtttatcatacacacacacacacacattcattagcATGTGTTCATACAGATTCTTCATCAAGAATGTCTCTCTGCTGGTTTAGAGATGCTTTCAGTATAATGATCCCTATTATCGCTCTTGCTCTTTCAGTCACCTAGCACCTCTGTTTGACAACCCTAAACTGGACCGTGAGCTGCGCTCTATGCTGCGAGAACGCTTCCCAGAGTTCTGCAATTCCCCCTCACCGCCCACTGAAGGTCAGAGCTCCACAACACTGACTCATGGGCAgtcatgtcaaaaacaaaagatcCTAAACTATTTAGTCTACCAGAAATATTACACAAAACAGCCTTTTTTTCAACATAGTATGATTTGGGATGCACTAAACTGGCGTATTAATCTGATAGACCTCTCTTGCTAGGAAGAGGgatttgtgagtgttttttgtgTAGTTAAGGATAAATGATAGTGAATGTAATGCTATAAAGTGCAAATTTAGATCTTACTACTCAGTTATCTACTTTCCCATCTCATCAGTGAAATAAATGATTTAGCAGAAATATGAAGTGTGTATAACATTTCTGACTCTTTGTCAAGGACTATATTTAAAGGCTCTCAGAGATATTTCTGGAACTTtgctgtaatgacaaagctgctCAGTTTCAAACTGTTTTAGTTACAGAAAAtgtgaaactaaaataattaaatattattcagtatgtatatcttttaatattatattaatatttaattgatacaatgaataaaataattcaaataattaatttatctaGTTCTAGAGACTTTTTTATACTGTAATAGCAATTTTTaggcaataaaatattttagagcttgacattactagtaatatttatatacgTTATAAATGttgagaaacctttttttttttcttttttttttatactgaaagAAATAATGgttcttaaattaaaatcaagGACACCTGGTTAAGATCCACAAGTgtagtttgaaatagaaataataaaattaagatcCAGCAAGGAttgttttatgttgacttttttttaattttttttttatgttgacttttttttttatttttttctgtactttttgtAGTAAAAATGGAGGAATCTGTTCCCTTGGAGATGGACAATCATGTGCTTGATAAGGAGGATGGTTGCTATGACAACACAGATGCTACCTTCAGTGATGATGAGGAAGAATTGAACAACAAGGGTAAGATGCTTGCCGTAATGGCAGACTTTATAATAATAGACTTCAGCTCAGAACTTCAGATCAACCAATTACGGCTCGGTTGCACAGCGTTGGAGTGGAGCACATGTTCTCTGCTTTAGTATTCAATCACGACAGAATCTAGATCAGTGGCTCTGGCTCAAACTGATGCCCATGACCCACTTCTGTATTTTCAGTTCATCAGTGCATCATGATATGAACCCTTGTTTATCCCAGGTAAAAAACGAGAGTTCAGGTTCCATCAGCTAAAGGAAACCTACATCGAGGAGCCTGCTGACATCACACCTTTTGTGGACCAATTGGACGAGGCACTTAAAGAGAGGGTTCTGCAGCTGCAGAAAGGGAGGTGAGACACATGATTAATAACGTAATGTATTACAGTTATAATAAGATCTCAGTTGCATGAGTCTCAGTTTGTGCGgttctttctctctcagtgaCACAGAAACACATTGTGAGGTCATGCAGGAAATTGTGGATCTCATTTTAGAGGTGAGCTTTGCTCCGGGTGAAAATTTAGATCAGAGATTTAAAAATACGGCTGATGAtgcacacaaattttttttttttttttgggtcctCTTTCAGGAGGATTTTGACTCAGAGCAGATGTCCACTCTGGCTTCCTGTCTGGCTGAACTGTTTAAAGGTCACTTCAGAGGAGATGTGTTGCCTGAGGAGATCACAGAAGAGTATGTTTCCCTCTCTTTCTCGACTTCCTGTCGGGTCGGTTTGCACATTATTTAGTGGTTAGAGTTATAGAAGTCTTTGGTTCCAGCCTGCATTGTGTCCTGATTGCCCTTCATATTTTCCTGTCACTATTGTTCAGTTTTCTGAATGAAGAGACTAAtgggttgttgtgtgtgtgcaggtctctGGAGGAGTCCGTGTGTAAGCCGGTGTGTCTGATCTTCAGGAACTTGTGTCAGATGCAGGAGGACAACAGCGGTTTCTCTGTCCTGCTGGACCTGCTTGCCGAGCTCTACCAGAAACAGCCGAAAATCGGTTATCATCTGCTCTACTACCTCAAAGCTAGGTAGGGTCAAACAGTCCAAATAATATCATCCTAGTGATGAGCAACAAGATATATGGCCGATCAGGTGGTTAAGCCCATGACACACCAAGCTGATAGTCTGCCAGTGTCAGGCCATAGTTAAGCACTAGACTGACCCCCTCGATGGCTTTTTGGTCAATTGAGCATGTTGAATTGGCAGCAAAGCCTGTCATTGAGGGAGCTCACCTCTCCAGCAAAGGTCTTCTACAGATAAAAAGAAAAGCCCTGCATCAACACACAGTGTAATGAAGCGAGTGGCTTTTCCTGATGGATCTCATATCTAGAAGATGGATTTCTGTGTACAAGGTTATTGGGTTTATTTGGAAAAggcacaattattttaaactaccTGAGGCCATTAATACTGAACCCAACCCGTGTCCGAGGCACTCTTCAATGTTTTGGACCCAAACCCTTTGGGGACAAACCTTGGGATTTCGCATCCAAGTAGACCCGTGAATAATACAGAgcatatatttaatgaaatcCCACCCTGTGCAATTTGTTAATCACACTAAGCCAcaagttcctttttttttctttcgattaatcatgcagccctactctGAGCGCTCAGTGTTTTCATAGTAGACTGTTTTGTGCGTCTTTGCAGCAAAGCGGCGGCGGGGAAGATGAGCCTGTACGAGTCCTTTGCCCAGGCCACAGCTCTGGGAGACCTGCACACCTGCTTGATGATGGACATGAAGGCCTGTCAGGAGGATGATGTGAGGCTCCTGTGCTACCTAACCCCCTCCATCTATTCAGAGGTAACCCCTCATACTCCATCATGTGCCTGCAACAGATGCTTTCACAGCCTTGTTTGACTTTTTCTGTGTCTGTGCTGTACAGTTCCCAGATGAGACCTTGCGTAGTGGAGAGCTCCTCAACATGATCGTGGCTGTCATTGATTCGGCACAGgtttcaaataaacacatttaaatggaaagttgacccaaaaatgtaCTCGCcttcgtgtcattccaaacccataagactttgatAGACAAATGAAGGATTTTAATGAAACCTTTGAAAGATTTCTGTCCCTTCATACAAAGTCTATTATACCAAAACATCTTCAGATGCTTcagaaagttcataaagacaaattattttgtttgtaaagatGATCAGATTTAATTTAGACTAGCAAGTAGGAtgtgacatgaaggtgagtgatGAAAAAATcctatttttggctgaacttccCTTTAACACTGAttatagttagttttttttttttttttttaaaatccctttTAACCTCTTACTCTTGTTTTAACCTCAGCTTCAGGAGCTGATGTGTCACGTGATGACGGGTAATCTGGTGATGTTCCGTAAAGACTCAGTCCTCAACATCCTCAGTAAGTTTACAGCCATTTTCAAGCTCTCGTGGTTCACCATCTGACCCCAGAGGCCTCCGTTCAAATTGCAGTTACACCTAACAAACCAAACGCCAAGTTTGAAAATGAATTGGGGCTTAAGGTAAAAATGCCCCCCAAAATCAAGGTAAAGGTGGAAAAAATGCCTTTGGGTAACTAAATCTGTTACAGGTGTCACAGtgttctttgctcactttctGTATATAATCAAAAATTTCCAGTTTGAATAACTTTTTTAATGCTACTaaaatatgaagtcttgtttttttatacataaaaagcAACTAATTCATAAATGTTCTTAGCTTGTTTCGTCTGTGTAGTTATATTGAACACATTTAACtgcaataaaaatttatttttaaaggggtcatcggatgcgacgcacttttacaagttgtttgaactgaaatgtgtgtaggaggtgtgtgtacacaaccaccctttaacgataaaaatccacccagtgttttttttttttttttttttaaatctcgttAAAACATTTCCCCTTTCTCCAATCAAGCCGATCTCAGCTTCTTGtctgtgatgtcacacagacccaggcccctcccacgattgttgattgacagtaTTGTTTTACCTTAGCtccgccctgagtgactgtcatcagtccaccattgtttcgatGTCGAAGCAGTAGACAAGAATGGCTCCTaagtagggctgctcgattatggcaaaaatcataatcacgattattttggtcaatattgtaatcatgattatttaacacgattatgagggggccatatgaccaaaagtgatgagtgatttatttaaagaaagtgatacatactgaatatgtattttctgtaaataagtttgctatgacatctacattgtaaAGACCAccggaatttcaaacaaacaaaaagtcctcaaatttattgaaaattattgaaaataattaaactgtcagcaataaaaaaagcaaaggacaaatacaatagaataaaaagttacaaattaaacaaaatgtgctttaatttttttatgcaagtaTCAAGCAGTTTACAGCGtactacagaaatgaataatcaaatgtaaaatagaacagcagtcttcactgtaagaattaaacttttttttattcttaaagctacaaaagtccttcactcaagagcagtgtgtgattatgaatatttcttttgttgtttgattaataagcACACAGTCGCAGCAGGAAAATAGcccactgtcactttaagagctgcacgaaCCAATTTACCGTTACACaagtattttcattctcaactctttacgttcatttattacatgaccgaCGAAGGTATACATAAATAATCACCAAGCGCCacatttttgacacatttttgtgtctgtttgacCGTTTAGGTGCGCAtcttgagctaaaagatgactttaaatGTCAGTGTTCTGTTCCGTCTCTGAGCGCATATCTCTTCCTGAGGAGCAGAgcaagttctctttcacgcttttaaaaacatgaataaatatactttgataaaatcaagcacgtcccattttgcaaatgtcatgttacatgattttactgatttgcacgggaaattgggcttttatggaggaatgAAAGCACAGCGCTGCGAAAGGGGGCGGAATGGGGTGAAATAATCCTTTCatctcgattattgtattttcataattgttgGGGGCCAAAATCGAAATCAAACCgttttttcgattaattgcacagccctactcctaagcgattgaggagttttgttgttggatgtaataatgaacatagcagtggtcatttactcccgacatctgagccactgaagatgcagtggattaacctatgtttgtttttgaagggaatgcacccctgaTCTACATAAATGCATCTATGTCCGCGCGAATCATTAGTGATCCAGcctcacctccagaagaagtgagtataaggttcttCTATGAATCTTCAGAAATCGCCTTGCCTATTAATGAGCAAGTTtcgtggctaaagtaaacagtctcatgAGACTGGCTCATCCTCCTACGGAAGAgtggggcggggtcagcagagctaaTTAGCATTTAAAAGAACATGCAGTAACACGGGTTGCtttgaacagagctgtttttgacagggtaaaaatggTGTCATTTTAGAAACATGAGAaaatttaaccaaagtatgttacagacttttcaataagaccctaaagaatcatttcaacttgtggaaaatggcatccgatgacccctttaatggaaACGTTAATAATTCTTCACCCTGACAAATGGGAGCGTCAAACAGACGTCTGTGCTAAAAAAACTTTAGAGTAAAATCTAGTTCTGTGTGAATGTGGCTTTGTAAAGCTCATTTTGttctgtgcgtctgtgtgtgttttagttcaGTCTCTGGACTGGGAAACGTTTGAGCAGTACAGTACATGGCAGCTTTTCCTGGCGCACAGTATCCCTCTGGAGACCATCATCCCCATTTTACAGCACCTTAAATACAAGGGTGAGTGTCTTTCTCCATAGACACACTTTGACTCTACACATACTTGATCCACCCATAATCCTCTTCGCTCTCTACTCACAGAACATCCAGAAGCTCTGTCCTGCCTGCTGCTGCAGTTACGAAGAGAAAAGTAAGTGTTTTCACGCAGATAGTTATTCATTTTGTCTGCTGTGGGACACAGTCCTAATTTTTTGTGCTGAAGGCCGAGTGAGGAGATGGTGAAGATGGTGCTGAGCCGACCTTACCACCAAGAGGATCAGTTCACCACCAGCATCCTGCGGCACTGGGCGGCGAAACACGACGACCTGCTGGGAGAACACATCAAAGCCCTGCTCATCAAGAACAACAGCATGCCCCGTAAACGACAGAGGTAATGACACATTCAGCCCTCAGAACTGAAAGATGGATGTGGAGTGTTTAAGGCCCTGGGCTGAGCACACAAAGGTTAAGATTCAAGCTCAAGTGGATTGAAAGCAGGGTCTGTAGCCCTGGAGaaacatgaaatgcattaaatatttatactataaaattaacCAATATTATGAAGATCTTGCCAGTGGGCTAGTTGTCTGCCCACTCATTGTCATGACTAGCAAGTATTATGGCCCGAAGACAAAGTTTTTAACAGCATCTCTTATTTAAAGCTCGGTAGCAAATGGCCAATATTGCTtaggtttgatttattttacaaatctATTATTAAATGACCTTCagataaattattaaacacacaagaaagaaattcaaGTCATATGgcattattttgtaaatgcactaCCATTCTAAAGCTCAGTACTGTTCACaaattagtactttttttttttttaagaaaataatttaaatgtgttaaatttgaaACCAGTTATTCAAAATCacagtaatattttacaacattactgtttttcccGTGTTTCTggtcaaatgaatgcagccttggtgagcagaagagtttccaaaacattaaaaaaagtaccgacctcaaacttttaaaaagtcacatatttgtgtgttgtgtttttgtgaagttGAGGAGCTCCAGCAGTAAACTGGCTCAGCTGACCCTAGAACAGATGCTGGAACATCTGGACAGTTTGAGACTCAATCTCAGCAACGCCAAGAACAACTGTGAGTTCAACAGCAGACTCTTCACGTCCATAAAATGCCACTAAATACTCAGCCTGGTTGTctgttttactgtttatattgatttaaaaaatgttcttcttCTTGTATCAGTCTTTTCCCAGACGCCCATATTACAAGCCCTACAGCATGTTCAGGCCAGCTGCGATGAAGCCCACAAAATGAGGTGTTTTTTGCTTGATAAAgcacaattattataatttattttatcagtCTTCTCTTATTTTATCGTAAccgttttcttttcttctgccaGGTTCAGTGATCTTTTCTCATTAGCTGAGGACTATGAAGATTCCACCAAACAACATAAACCTCGACGCAAAGCCCCAGCATCCTCGCCACGATCCCGCAAGGGTGCGGCTCCTCAGCCCAGCAATGAAGAGGAGAGCGCGTCCAGCAGCGCTTCGGTAAGTCCACGCTCGCAACATGACATCAGCATGaaagccatttttttattattattattattattattatcatgtacAATCCATTGTTTGAATGGCCTTTGTTGACTGCTCTCCAGGAGGAAGAGGATTCCAAACCCAAAGCTTCCAAGAGAAAACGGAAAGCGTCTGCAGTAGGATCTGACAGCGACTGAGAGGACAAACCCTCATCCATCTCCACGCCAACCACACCCAGCATAACCACGCCCCCTCTGTGACTGTGACGTCACTGGAGACTACCTGCCAATCATCTGCTCCAGCCACTCAGGGGCAGCCTGCCCAAACACTCTCCTCCTGTAGGGGCACAACTCTTTCTCTGGACTCAAATGCAGTGGAGCCAGGGAGACGAGACTCTGCCTTCTGTAACCACTGGACTCCTCGGCTACTTCAAGCTGGAGAGTTTGGTTAAGTGTGAGGACGGGCGCAGTGGGGGCGGCTAAGCCTGGAGAACCTACATCCAGACTGGCATAGACTGACAGATGGCCTTAAAGGAGAGGGTTAATGTTCCCCAATGGCCCACCCATATAAATTCATGGTACTGTACTTCAAAGAGCAATTACCAGTGATGGGAGTGAACCCAGACTGTAACATGAAGTACAGGGATCTTAAACTGACTGCAGATTTTACTGGTTCATTTTGGAATAGTGGAAAGCAGATGGGGTGTTCAGGTTCAAGCCTTTTATCTTTTCATGTTGAACAGACCTTTCCCAtcataaatattgatataaatataaatattgatgcTCTCTGTCCTGTTTGGACGCCGTGGCTCTTCAAAGTGGAGCCGAGACTTTACAGAGGGTCTGAgagtttttatctcatgtttgaaATGAAAGCAGGACCTACAAATGGAGGACTCGACTTGATGGACTTTTTAAAGAATTCTTTCTATTGacttattttcataaaaacagaTTGTAACTATGTTAAAGGactatgatattaataaaaaagggcGGGAAAAGTTTGGTTTTCTTACCAAGATGTCACGTTTGAAGTCTTGCATTCTTGTTGGGATGAGAACAAACCTATTGGCTGTCCTCAGTAACATACTACCAGCACTCCAGTATCATTTACACTTGCTTTAGTTTGCATACTGAATGTCTGCTTTCCTTATCATGCTGTTGTTCTCAATGCAATCCAGCTACCAAGAAGTGCAGGGTTGATTTTACAGTCACTCTTATGCATTATACACAATTTCAACTTGAAAttcgatatataaaaaaaagatacacgataatgtattttaaagataattttgtcAAATCCAAAAAAGCTTTGCATATCTTTATTGGAAAGGGTTTAAGCGACATTTTTATGCTTGTTCAATAAGCAAAATATAAAGTAAGCAATTATTGCACATGCACCTGTGGAACAGTCCTTTAGACATTTACAGTTTTGCAGGTGCCAGGCAATAAAGGTCACAGTTATTAATAATTCTGGACAGTAAAGAGACCTTTCTAGTGATTCTGAATAACACTGGGTTCCTTAACATGCCATAGTCCTGCTGCAGGGAGACATAAGGACTGCAGATGTGGCCAGAGCTATAAACTGCAATGTCCGTAGTGTAAGAAAAGGAAAAGCTGCTTGTCCTTGTAGTAACTCTGTGTCCCTCAAGACATGTCCAGAAACTTGCGAGCACCTTGGTGGAGGAATGGCATACCATCTCGGAGTTGCTGAATCTTTTAGGTGTGTGCAAATATTACATGTTAAGAAACTTGCTGGAATTAAAAGCAGTTGAAAGTAAGAGGATCTTAGAGTCTTAAACTTACATAGAGCTAAAAGTCACCTTAAGATTTTTATAGAGCACAACATTACTTTTGCACAAAACCAGCCCTGAAACTTTTGCCTTTATTTAATACTAGACTGATTCACGCAAACCAGAGTCTGGGTTGTCTGCTTGCAAGTAAATATGATTTTACTTAATTTCTGAAGAAACAACTAGTAACTCAATGGGCACAGACTtcaattaaaacactttatttttgacacttaaaatctgttttctttgTCAAAAAGCACAATACAAACTATAGCAGGCTATACTAGGTCTCTAGAACTTAGGTTTTAGGTTAGGCTTCTTTCCTTTGGGAGTAAGACTCCTCAAGACAGTCAATGGTTTGTTCAGCAGCAGCTCCAGACCTTCTCTCTTGGACCTCCGAGGGGAACAGCAGTCTTTTAAGCCATCTTGCAGCTTTCTAGCAGAGCCGTTTCTGTTGCTTGTGGAATTTGAAGATGTCGGTGAAGCCAAGGAATCCACGGGCGCTCTCGTTTCTTTACACCGTCCCCGTTTATGGAACAAGGACTCTCTCCGGTTGACGCTGGGGCTGGCAGCCAAGGTCCGGAAGCCATAA harbors:
- the LOC109110835 gene encoding integrator complex subunit 3-like translates to MEPSPAKGKAQGRLLVSTSLDAKDELEERLERCMSITTSITNGLSEREANDALTAHVCKGPQQHEEVCLGLFTLLLTEPPQAQRCYRDLTLMNRDGMNVVLIKINQILMEKFLKLQEVCRTQLVWLVRELVKSGVIGADGVLMTLMKQIAGGDISNKNLWLAENVLEILVDQREWVLKSGMLVAMSVYTYLRLIVDHGTPNLLPLRQREVDFCIGLLRERFMECFIIGRDLVRLLQIVARIPEMELLWRDLLHNPQTLSPQFTGILQLLTARTSRKFLACRLTPDMETKLLFMTSRVRFGQQKRYQDWFQRQYLSTAESQSLRCDLIRYICGVVHPSNEVLSSDILPRWAIIGWLLTTCTSNVAASNAKLALFYDWLFFNPEKDSIMNIEPAILVMHHSMKPHPAITATLLDFMCRIIPNFFPPLEGQVRQGVFNSLNFIMEKRVLAHLAPLFDNPKLDRELRSMLRERFPEFCNSPSPPTEVKMEESVPLEMDNHVLDKEDGCYDNTDATFSDDEEELNNKGKKREFRFHQLKETYIEEPADITPFVDQLDEALKERVLQLQKGSDTETHCEVMQEIVDLILEEDFDSEQMSTLASCLAELFKGHFRGDVLPEEITEESLEESVCKPVCLIFRNLCQMQEDNSGFSVLLDLLAELYQKQPKIGYHLLYYLKASKAAAGKMSLYESFAQATALGDLHTCLMMDMKACQEDDVRLLCYLTPSIYSEFPDETLRSGELLNMIVAVIDSAQLQELMCHVMTGNLVMFRKDSVLNILIQSLDWETFEQYSTWQLFLAHSIPLETIIPILQHLKYKEHPEALSCLLLQLRREKPSEEMVKMVLSRPYHQEDQFTTSILRHWAAKHDDLLGEHIKALLIKNNSMPRKRQSLRSSSSKLAQLTLEQMLEHLDSLRLNLSNAKNNFFSQTPILQALQHVQASCDEAHKMRFSDLFSLAEDYEDSTKQHKPRRKAPASSPRSRKGAAPQPSNEEESASSSASEEEDSKPKASKRKRKASAVGSDSD